The Actinomycetota bacterium genome contains the following window.
CGATGACCTTGTGGTCTGTTGAGGTGATCCAGGAGACCACGACTGAGCCGAAGGCCTTCTTGGGCTTGACCGACTCCAGGGCCTCTGCATCGACGGGCCGCTCACTCAGAATCGTCATACCGTCTTCTCCCCTGGCATCTGGCCTTGGTTGCTGAATGGTTCGGTGTTGAACGTCCCGGTCTGACCCTTGGCCCTCAATTCGGCCATGTGCGCGTCAAAGGTCGCCTTGTCGACCACCTTCACGGAGAAGAGCATGCGCGAGTGATCCACTCCGCACAGCTCCGCGCACTTGCCATCGAAAGTGCCCAGCCGGTTCGGAGTCAGTTCAAAGGCATTGGTCTTGCCAGGGATGACGTCCATCTTGAACAGGAAGTTCGGGACCCAGAAGGAATGGATGACGTCAGGTGAGTTGAGATTGAAGCGGACCTTCTCGTTGATCGGCAGCCAGAGAGTGGGCGGAGCCGCTGTGGTGCCCTCGCCCTGGGGCATACCGGTCTCCCAGACGTCTTGATCCAGGTAGTTGAAGCCCCAGCTCCAGCGGTAGGCAACCACGCCGACTGTCTGCTCCTGATCGTTCTTCAGGGTGAGAAGTTCGCTTTGATCCTTGGCGGTGAACCAGAACAGCCCAAGAATCATGACCAACGGCACGACGGTGTAGAGGATCTCGATCGGCATGTTGTATTTGGTCTGCGCCGGAGCGCCGGCGCGCTTCTTGCGGCGATAGGCAACTGCCGCGAAGATCATGAGTCCCCACGTGAACAAACCGACCAACCAGGCGGCAATCCATGAGCCCTGCCATAGGTTCTGGATTATCGGCGCTTCCTTGGTTGCCGGTTCTGGCATGTCAAAGAAGAACGCCTCGTTGGCGGTGCAGCCGGACAGGACTGCCGCAATCGCAATCGTCCCCAAGCCAAGGGCAATTCGCCTCGTACGGCGAAGACTTCTTGGCTGGCGCGTATTCGAACCCACAGGTTCCCTTTCGGTCCACACATCGGGCAAGCTGAAACGTTGTGAGACTAGCGCACAGCCCATTGCCAGTTCTCGTCGGATGGGTGTGATGCGGCGCTCAATTTCTACAGATTCTGCCAGGCCAAGTAGCGTGCTGACCATGTCCAGTCTGCCCTTGGCTCCGACCGGGTTCCTGGATGCCGTGGGCGGCCTGCCCATGGCTGCTGCTGTGGCCCAGGCCTACGCACGAGCCAGCGAGTTGGCGTGGGCTGATCCGCTGCGCCTGCACCACCTAGGTCGCCAGTCGGCCTTGTTTCTGAGCACGGCCAGAGCCAGCATCGCCACCGCAGTTGCCGATGCCACCGGCGCCACGATCAGCGCTGAGCAGATCTTCTTTGCCCCGAATATGCGCATGGCCTCGCATTGGGCGGCGGCGGGATGTATGGGCACGCAGAGATGTGCTGCGACAGCCATCGAAAACCTCGCATTGGTCGATGGACTCACCGACCACGATCCAGACCTGGCAATCCTTCCTGTCGACAGGCATGGATTTCTTGTCCAAGCCGGTCTCGCCGATCTTGGCCCCGCCCCATCGGTGCTCGTCGCGGTTCAGGCCGCCAATGGTGAGATCGGCACCCGGCAGGATCTCAGTCGCGCGGCAGCTCATGGCTACCGCTTGATCGTGGATGCCAGCCACAGCCTTGGCCGGATAGATCTTGGCCGTGACTGGTCAATTCTCCTGCTCTCGGTTACGGACTTGGGTGGCCCAGCGGGTCTGGTGATCATGGCGGTGCAGCCGCAAGCGCGGTGGACATCTCCTTTGCCCAGCAGCGGCGGCTGGATCGGGGGCCGAGCCGACGTGCCGGCCGTCGTTGCTGCCGCAACCGCCCTTGAGCTGACACTGCCAGTGGCAAAGGCTCAGGCAGCGAGTCAATTCGCACTCATCGAGCGCCTGCGGACGTCCATTGAGCGCGCCATCTCAGACGTGACCTTCGCCGGCGACCAGGTCCAGCGACTCCCGCATATCTTGAATTGCTCGATCCTGTACCTCAGTGGCGAGGCTCTGGTCCTGGAACTTGATCGCCGAGGCTTTGCCGTGGCCAGCGGCTCGGCTTGCGTTGCCGACAGCGACCGCGCCAGTCATGTGCTCGCGGCGATCGGCGGATTCACCGGCGGAAATCTGCGCATCTCCCTGCCCTTTGACTGCAGTGCGGAAACGGTCGACTCCTTTGTCGATGCCCTTGCAGAGGTCGTTGCGGAGCTACGTCAGGGGGCTGGGCTGTGAAGGTGAGCCTGTGGATCGATGAGCGCGGGCGGCGCTGCCCAATCCCGGTGATCTCTCTTGCTCGCGCCCAGACAATGTGGTTGCAGGACGGATTCAGTGAACAGGAAGTCGTCGGGGTTCTTGCAGACGATCCGGCCGCCCAATACGACATCCCGGCGTGGTGTCGGCTCAAGGGCGCCGAGTACCAAGGCACCGTCCCTCCCCCAGACGGTGGAGCGGGCACCGGCTACATCGTTCAATTCAGCACTTCCAGGCAAGAGGACTGACGCCCAGCCGCACGCAGCCGAGTCAAGTACTCCTCGCGACTGATCTCCGTCACACCCATACTGGCCAGATGATCTGTGCGCCACTGCACGTCGAGCAATCGATCGCCTCCACTCATCTGCAGCCGCCTGACAAGTGCAACCATCGCAACCTTGGACGCGTCGCGTTGCCGATGAAACATCGATTCTCCAGCGAACAAGCCACCTACTTCGATTCCATACAGACCACCTACCAGCGAGCCTTCTCGCCAGACTTCAACTGAGTGGGCCCACCCCATCGAGTGCAGTTGGGTATAGGCGTGAATGAAGTCCTCCGTGATCCAGGAGTCCTCGCGATCCTCATCACACGCTCGCATCACATCCTCGAAGGCCGTATCAAAGGTCACGTCGAAATGCGCCATGGATTTTCGCAATGATCGACTGACCCGCAGATTTTCAAAGGCCAGGATCCCGCGCGGATTCGGTGACCACCAGGCAAGTTCACCGCTGGCAAGGTGCATCGGAAAGACTCCTCGACGATATGCGGCCAGCAAAGTTGCTGGTTGCAGATCGGCGCCGATCGCGATGACTTCCTGATCGGCTTGGGCCAACACTGGATCAGGAAATCGCCATGCGGATGGCCCCGGATCGATCGGCACAGTTAGGGCTGAGGACAGACCACATGCGGGGCGATGTCGGCGGCGGCCTCGTCACCGAAATTTCGAGCCAGGCGGTTCAGGAACGCTGCCCGGGAGAGCACGTATTCCTGGGTGCCGACGGACTCGATGACGTAGGCCGCAAGCAATGAACCAATCTGGGCGGCGCGCTCGTCAGTGAGTCCCCACGCCATACCGGTCAGGAAGCCAGAGCGGAAGGCATCGCCAACACCCGTCGGATCGGTGCGGCTGTCCTCTTGGGCGATGTCAACGAGCACTGGCTCCTGGCCCCGTCGCTCAATGCGCGAGCCGTTCTTGCCAAGAGTGGTGATGCGGGTCTCCACCATCGAAGCGATGTCCCGTGAAGTCCAGCCGGTCTTCTGCTCGATCAGCGAGCCTTCGTACTCGTTGGTGAACAAATACTTGGCGCCCTCGATCAGCGGCTTGATCGCTGGGCCATCCATCCGGGCAAGTTGCTGACTGGGATCCGCCGCGAATGGATAACCGCGCTGACGACATTCCTGAGTGTGACGCAGCATCGCTTCGGGGTCGTTCGCGCTGACCATCACAACATCTGGCTCTCCGGCCGTGTCCACAACTGGCTTGAGCTCGATGTTGCGGGCTTCGGACATTGCCCCGGCGTAGAAGGAAGCGATCTGATTCTGTTCTTCATCAGTAGTACAGATGAATCGCGCGGTGTGACGAGTCTCGGAGATGTGCACGCCGACGGTATCGACTCCGTGACGCTGCAACCACGACTCATAGTCGGCGAAATCGGCGCCGGCCGCACCCACGAGCACAGGCTTCAAACCCAGACAACCCATGCCGAACGCAATGTTCGGTGCAACGCCGCCCCGACGGATCTCCAGATCATCGACAAGGAAGGACAGGGACACATTGTGCAGATTCTCAGCGACCAGAGAGTCCGTGAACTTTCCGGGAAAGGTCATCAGATGGTCGGTCGCGATGGATCCGGTTACAAAGATTGGCACGGGACGTGACCTTACTGGGGCGCCCATTTGGAACTGAGGGTCATGGACAACTGTTGAAGATCGTTCTTCTGCGCAGCAGTGACGCGGGCACGACCATCGACGTAGACCTCGGTTTGTATAACGGCGTCACCAGCCTGCGAGTAGACCGTGAAGGTCACAGTCTTGCCGGCGAGCAGCGGATCTCTGCTGGTGAAGGTGGTGCTGTCTTGAACCCAGAAGTTCTGATACTGCCCGCCGGGGCTGCTGCCATTGGCGTAGGTGTCCACAACTGATGGGTCTTCATCTGCCGGGCCTGCCACAGTGCCTGCGCATTTGGTGACCTCTTGTGCGAGTTGCGCGTACGCCGCAGTCGCTTCTTGGGCACTTGGATACACGTAGACCCGCTCGAAGACAGTGGTGAATACGTTCTTCTGCTTGGGCTTCATCTGGCTCTGCGCGAAGTACTGCGGAGTGGAGGCCGCGATGGAGGCCAGCGGATCGCCCTTGCTGTCGGTGCACAAGGTGATCGTCTTGGTGAAATCCTTCGGCTTCTTGCTGAACTCAAAGCCCTGCGCCTGGCCGAAGGAGGCAGGTATGTCTGCAGTGGCAAGCACACGTGCCTTCGGCGGAACTGCATTGGCGGGCAGGGCGAACATGACAGATGCGGCCAAGATCATCGAAGTGCACCCGAGGGTGGCAGCTCGTGCTCGTGGCCGCATCTGCGAAAACTAGTCGATTGCGCCGAGGAGATTTAGTTGAACGAGTCTCCACACGCGCAGGAACCCGAAGCATTGGGGTTGTCGATCGTGAAGCCCTGCTTCTCGATGGTGTCAACGAAGTCGATCGTCGCGCCATTGAGGTAGGGAGCGCTCATGCGATCAGTCACCACGCCAACTCCAGCGAAGTCCTTGGTCACGTCGCCGTCGAGATTGCGATCATCGAAGAACAGCTGGTAACGAAGTCCTGAGCAGCCACCGGGCTGGACCGCGACGCGCAGGGCAAGATCATCGCGACCTTCTGCTTCAAGAAGGGCCTTGACCTTGGAGGCTGCAGTGCTGGTGAGCACAATGCCGTCAATCGTGGGCACCGTCTCAATTGTGACGTCAGCTGACATTGCGGTCCTTCCGTAGGTGGTTGCCTGAAGAGTCTACGACAGTCTTAACGCCAATTCTTCACGTCCCATTCCCGAATTGACGGATGAATGTGGACAATAGACAGATGACTGACCTGGCGCTTGAGCCCAAGCCCACTCCTTTAGCCCTGCTCTTGCTTGGCCGCAATGCCGATCCGGATAGTGAAAAGGGAGTCGAATGCCCTGGTTCGCTGCCTCCTGCTTCAGATCCAGATCTGGTCGCTCGAGCTGCCGCCGCCAAGGCGCGCTTGGGCGATCGCGTGTTCATCCTTGGGCATCACTACCAGCGCAATGAGGTCATCGAGTTTGCCGATGTCACGGGCGACTCATTCAAACTGGCACAACAGGCCGCCGCGCACCCGGAGGCCGAGTACATCGTGTTCTGTGGCGTGCACTTCATGGCTGAAAGCGCCGATATCCTGACTTCGGACAGCCAACAGGTGGTGCTGCCCGACATGGCTGCTGGGTGCTCGATGGCCGATATGGCCGAGATCTCACAGGTTGAAGAGTGCTGGCGCGCTTTGCAGGAGGCCGGGGTCGCCGATGTCACCGTCCCCATCACCTACATGAACTCCACTGCGGCAATCAAGGCCTTCACTGGCCGCCATGGCGGTTCGGTCTGCACCTCCAGCAATGCCAAGGCCAGTCTGGAGTGGGCATTCGGGCAAGGGGAGAAAGTGCTCTTCCTCCCCGATCAGCATCTCGGAAGAAATACCGCAGTGCTCGATCTCGGATTCAGCCTTGACGATTGTGTCATCTACAACCCGCGACTGCCCAGTGGCGGACTCACTGTCGAACAACTTCGCGACGCCAAGATGATCCTGTGGCGTGGACACTGCTCCGTGCACGCGCGATTCACCGTGAAGTCCATTCAGGAAGTACGCGATCAAGTGCCCGGCGTTCAAGTCATCGTGCACCCTGAATGCACGCATGAAGTTGTGGCGGCGGCCGATGCAGTCGGTTCAACCGAGGTCATCATCTCGACCATCGCCAATGCAGAACCTGGCACGGCGTGGGCAATTGGTACCGAGCTCAACCTTGTCAAGAGGCTTGCGCAGGATCATCCGGACAAGCAGATCGTCTTCCTTGATCAGGCCGTGTGCTTCTGCGCCACGATGAATCGCATCGATCTGCCCCATCTGGTGTGGGCTCTTGAGTCACTGGCCGACGGCAATCTGGTGAACCAGATCACTGTTGACCCGGACACCGCTCACTGGGCCCGAGTTGCGCTGGACCGGATGCTCGCCCTGCCCGGGCCAACACGTCGAGCTGACTGAGCGGCTACGCTGAAGCATCATGTTTGGAAGGCCATCAAAGTCGAGCGAGCCCTCGACACCAGTCGTTGATCAATCCGCCACCGCCACCGGCAAGGGCAAGGCCACGCCGAGCCGACGTGAAGCCGAGGCCGCACGCAAGCAACGCGCGAAAATCCCGGCCAAGGCCAACGCCAAAGAAGGCAGGAAAGCTGCCAAAGAGCGAGCTCGAGCTGAACGAGAGCGCTCACGCCGCGGCATGATGGCCGGCGAAGAGCGCTTCATGCCCGCACGTGATCAGGGTCCAGCACGCGCCTTTGCACGCGACTTTGTTGATTCGCGTTTCACAATGGCCGAGTACTTCATCGTGATCGCCGTTGGTGTCCTGGTACTCGGATTCATTCCGATTCAGCCGCTGCAATTCTGGGTCACAGTGGTCTTCTTCGCATTTGCCGCGCTGCTCGTGATCGACACGATCATCATGGTCTTCATGCTGAATCGGCTTGCACAGGAGAAGTTCCCGCAAGCCAAGGATCGCAAGGGTCTATCGCTCTACGCGATTCTGCGAGTCATGCAGTTGCGTCGCCTGCGCCTTCCCCCACCGCGCGTCAAGCGCGGCGGAATGCCTCGCTAGCGCCTAGTCCCCAGCCGGGAGCAGGCTCATCGGCCCGTAGATGACACTTGCTCCGTTGATCAGGCTCACAGCTTCTACCCCCTCGTCAACGAGGTCGTGCCAGTTCTCCCCGATCCAGCTTTCAGCATCGCCCTGTGTGGGAAATGCGGCGTCGTTGGCGAGCACTGACTCCACTGCCGAGCCGTCTGCAGCCAGTGTCTGCCAAGTCCAGTCCATGTCGATTCCTTCTCTTTCTACGGCCGCGTGCTGGGCGAAACCGTGAGCGCTGGGTCAGTGCTGACGAGATCACCGAGCACTGCATCAATAGCGGTGAGCACCTCGGCAGTGAGAATAACTTCGGATGCCTTGGCATTCTCCACAACCTGCTCCGGCCGCGAAGCGCCCACGATGGCGGAAGAGATATTCGGTTGGGCCAGCACCCAGGCAACGGCAAGTTGGGCGGGAGTGATGGACAGATCCCGAGCAATGGGAATGAGCCCTTGCACAGCAGTGAGCACGTCTTCCCGCATCCAGCGCGAGATCATGTTCGAACCGCCGCTTTCATCTGTGGCCCGCGACTGCGCCGGCGGCGGTTGGCCCGGCAGGTACTTTCCGCTCAGCACGCCTTGCGCAATTGGCGAGAACACAATCTGCCCGAGGCCAAGCTCCTGACTCGTGGGAACAACCTCTGCCTCGATAACCCGCCAGAGCATGTTGTACTGCGGCTGGTTGGAGATCAGACGATCAAAACCCATGTCGTCGGCTATCTGCACGGCCGCGCGAATCTCATCGGCGGACCATTCAGAAACTCCGACGTACAGCACCTTTCCCTGACGAACAAGATCGTCGAATGCGCGCAAGGTCTCTTCCAGCGGCGTCTCGTTGTCAAAGCGATGCGCCTGGTAGAGATCGACGTACTCCATGTTCAAGCGACGCAGGGACCCGTTGATCGCTTCGGTGATGTGCTTGCGACTCAATCCCCGATCATTTGGCCCGCGCCCTGTTGGCCAGAACACCTTGGTGAAGACTTCAAGCCGCTCGCGCCGCTGTCCCTTCAAGGCCTCACCCAGCACGGTCTCTGCGCGCGTGCCTGCATACACGTCAGCCGTATCGAAAGATGAAATGCCAACGTCCAAGGCAGCGTGCACAGTGGAGTGGGCCGTGCTGTCATCTACCTGGGAGCCATGGGTAATCCAATTGCCAAGCGTGATTTCGCTGATCTTCAAGCCACTTCGACCGAGGTAACGATGCTTCATCCCAACACCCTAGGATGCGCAGCACAACTTCATCCACGTACCTGAAATTCAGGGGAAGACCGGTGAGAGTCCGGCGCTGTCCCGCAACCGTGTGCCTCCTAGAGGCGAGTCGGAGCACCTGACAAGTACGAGCGGCTCCATCCGTCGAGGTAACGGAACAGAGCTCCAAGTCGATGGATGCCATCGGTATTGCGGGCCCCTGTTTACGACCCGCTCACCGAAAGAGAACACATGTCACGTCTTGGGCGCTCCATCATCGGCATCACTGGAATCAGTCTGGCCGCGGCCAGCTTGATCGGCCCAGCGATAGCCGCCACGCCAAACGCAGGTCTGTTCGGTGCAGCAGACCCCACGTATGACGGCGTGTACCGGCAGTCACTGTCGATCATCGCCCTGCAGCCCTTGAAGAAGGTTCCTGCAGCGGCCACCGCATGGCTGAAGTCTCAGCAGTGTGCCGACGGCTCGTTCATGTCCTACCGCTCATCGCTCACCACGCCTTGCCCGGCCGCGGATCCGTCCAAGTTCAGCGGCCCTGACTCCAACTCGACCGCGCTGGCTGCGACTGCGCTTCGCGCAGTTCAGGACAACGCATCTGCCGACAAGGCGATCAACGCACTTGTCGCCAAGCAGAATGCTGATGGTGGATGGGGCTACACCCTGGGTGGAACGTCAGATGTGAACTCCACTGGCCTGGTTCTCACCGCTCTGCACGGCGCAGCAACACTTCCAGTGAATGCTGCGTCGATGAACAAGGCTCAGGCCTATCTGAAGAAGGCTCAGGTGCCATGCACCGGGACGGGAACCTTCGGATTGCCGTACCAGCCTGGCGGCAAGGCCGATTACCTCGCCTCTGCTCAAGGCCTGATCGGCATCGTCGGCAGTTTGCCAGTGGCCAAGCCTGCCAAGTACGCGCCAGTCAAGGGCACCAACTGCAACTCGGATTCAGCCGCTCGAGTCTCTGCATTCCTGGCGAACTCCTTGGTCAGCACCAAGGGCGCCTTGCCTTCAACCATGGATCCGACTCAGCCTGACTACAACACAAGTGCCACTGCAGTTGTTGCTCTTGCCTCATCGGCCAAGGGCCAGGCCGGTGTTCTTGCCGGCCTTGCCGAACTGCAGCAGCACGTCACGGCATTCACTTTGTTCGGGCCGAAGTTCAAGGTAGCTGCAGCGGCCGCTTTGATTCAGGTTGCTGAAGCCACCGGCACCAACCCACGATCCTTCGGAAGTGAGAAGACCAATCTGGTCGCCAACCTTCTGAACTCCATCACCAAGTAATCCCGATCCATATGACGCACACCCGCCTACGAGCCGGAGCGGCACTGGCCTCTGTGCTCGTCGGCGTGTTGCTTTCGACCGCGTTGGCAAGCAGTGCCCAGGCCGCGGCCTATCGGTACTGGACCTACTGGCATGTCACCGACGGCGTCTGGCAGTTTGCTCAGGCAGGTCCAGCCGGCACTGCACCTGCCGACGGCTCGGTGGAGGGTTGGCGCTTCGCGGTGTCGACCACCAGTGGTGACCAGACCAACGCCCCCAACATTGATTCCGCAGGCGCTTTTGAAGAGATCTGCGCCACCACTGCTCCACGTGATGACAAGAAGCGCGTGGCGCTGGTCATTGATGCCGGGCTTGCCCAACATGCACCCTCGGGAAACTCCCCTGGACCGCTGCGGACCTACTGCACGGTCATGCCACCAGAGGCCAATGGCTACGACGTCCTGCGCAGCGTGGGTCTGGTTCGCGTTGAAGGCGGATTGATCTGCGCAATCGACAGATATCCGACCACTGGCTGCGCAGATGTGGTGGACGAGACTCGCGTCACGGCAGCGCCGAGCGCCGATGCGATGAGCCCCGGTCCTGCGGCTCCAGCGGACTCTCCTGAGCAATCAAATGCCTTGCCCGTCATCATTGGCATAGGTGCACTCGCATTCTTGGGAGCCCTGGCCTGGCGGCTGAGGAGACGTAGATGAAGGCAGCCCTGCAACTTGGCGCGCGCGGATCAGCACGCTGGTTGCATCCGGGCGCCTGGTGGGTCTGGGCGCTGGGGCTCGCCACTGCTGCCAGCCGAACACTCAACCCACTGCTTCTCGTGCTGATCATCGCTGTCGCAGGAACTGTCGTCAGCGCTCGAAAGCCGGACGCGCCGTGGGCGCGGTCCTTCATGTTCTTCGCAAAACTCGGCATTGCCATCATCGTCGTGCGGCTGATCGTGCAACTGGTCTTCGGAGCTGCCATTGGCACGACCACGCTGTTCGAGCTCCCTGGCATTGATCTGCCCGATTGGATGGCCGGGGTACGGCTCGGCGGCCCGGTCACTTTGGAAAGCATGTTGCTGGCGTTCTACGACGGCTTGCGACTGGCCACGATCATCATGTGTGTCGGTGCAGCAAACTCTCTGGCTTCTCCAAGTCGTCTGCTGAAGTCAGTCCCGTCAGCCCTGTACGAAGTCGGCGTGAGCGTGGTTGTTGCGCTGACATTCACTCCGCAACTGATTGCCGATGTCACACGCGTGCAATCTGCTCGGCATCTTCGCGGTCGCGCAACGCGCGGACCCAAGGCCATTGCCGGCGCCGCAATGCCAGTGCTTGAAGGTGCGCTCGAACGATCAGTCACCCTCGCCGCCGCAATGGATTCGCGCGGCTATGGGCGCCGTAGCGACATGAGCCCGCATCAGAGGCGAGTGAACGCGAGTCTGCTGACCTTCGGGCTCGTCGCAGCCTGCATCGGCACCTACGGTCTGGTCTCGGCCGGCACGCCGTGGTTCCTCAGCGCGCCGATGCTCCTTGCAGGGCTTGGATCCAGCCTGTTGGCGATCAGCTGGTCAGCGCGCAATGCCGTGCGTTCGCGCTATCGACCCGATCCTTGGTGGGCCCCCGAATGGGCTGTGGCGGGCGCAGGAATCGCAGTTGCCGCCTGCTTCATCAGTTCCGCGTGGTGGTTCCCGGCCGGCTTCGTCACCGAAGTCGATCCACCCAGCTGGCCTGCGCTGCCACTAGCAGCGATCGTCGGATTGCTGATCGCCCTCACTCCCGCGATCACCGCACCAGAAATTCCGCAGCTTTATGCCGGCCGCGCGCATCACCAGGAGCTTGTCGAGGCCGCCGCATGATCCATTTCGATCACGTCACCATCACCTACCCCGGAGCATCCCGACCGGTGTTGGAAGACGTCAACCTGGAACTGCTTGAAGGTGAGCTCGTGCTGGTAGTGGGTCGAACCGGCAGTGGCAAGAGCACTTTGCTGCAAGCCATCAATGGCCTCGTCCCCCACTTCACAGGTGGCACATTGACGGGCGAGGTGCGCATCGACGGACGAAGCACCAGCACGCACCCACCTCGTGAACTCGCCGACCTCGTGGGGGTGGTGCCTCAGGATCCCGCCAGTGGTTTCGTGGCTGACACCGTCGAGGAGGAACTTGCCTTCGGTATGGAATGCCTTGGGCTGCGCGCAGACATCATGAGACGTCGCGTTGAAGAAACCCTTGACCTGCTTGGACTTGCAGAACTGCGCAATCGACCATTGCTCACCTTGTCCGCCGGACAGCAACAACGGGTGGCCATCGGCGCAGTGCTTGCAGCCCACCCCAAGGTGCTGGTGCTCGATGAACCCACTTCAGCACTTGATCCTGGAGCGGCGGA
Protein-coding sequences here:
- a CDS encoding prenyltransferase/squalene oxidase repeat-containing protein, which codes for MSRLGRSIIGITGISLAAASLIGPAIAATPNAGLFGAADPTYDGVYRQSLSIIALQPLKKVPAAATAWLKSQQCADGSFMSYRSSLTTPCPAADPSKFSGPDSNSTALAATALRAVQDNASADKAINALVAKQNADGGWGYTLGGTSDVNSTGLVLTALHGAATLPVNAASMNKAQAYLKKAQVPCTGTGTFGLPYQPGGKADYLASAQGLIGIVGSLPVAKPAKYAPVKGTNCNSDSAARVSAFLANSLVSTKGALPSTMDPTQPDYNTSATAVVALASSAKGQAGVLAGLAELQQHVTAFTLFGPKFKVAAAAALIQVAEATGTNPRSFGSEKTNLVANLLNSITK
- a CDS encoding iron-sulfur cluster assembly accessory protein, translating into MSADVTIETVPTIDGIVLTSTAASKVKALLEAEGRDDLALRVAVQPGGCSGLRYQLFFDDRNLDGDVTKDFAGVGVVTDRMSAPYLNGATIDFVDTIEKQGFTIDNPNASGSCACGDSFN
- a CDS encoding sulfurtransferase TusA family protein — its product is MSLWIDERGRRCPIPVISLARAQTMWLQDGFSEQEVVGVLADDPAAQYDIPAWCRLKGAEYQGTVPPPDGGAGTGYIVQFSTSRQED
- a CDS encoding aldo/keto reductase family protein; this encodes MKHRYLGRSGLKISEITLGNWITHGSQVDDSTAHSTVHAALDVGISSFDTADVYAGTRAETVLGEALKGQRRERLEVFTKVFWPTGRGPNDRGLSRKHITEAINGSLRRLNMEYVDLYQAHRFDNETPLEETLRAFDDLVRQGKVLYVGVSEWSADEIRAAVQIADDMGFDRLISNQPQYNMLWRVIEAEVVPTSQELGLGQIVFSPIAQGVLSGKYLPGQPPPAQSRATDESGGSNMISRWMREDVLTAVQGLIPIARDLSITPAQLAVAWVLAQPNISSAIVGASRPEQVVENAKASEVILTAEVLTAIDAVLGDLVSTDPALTVSPSTRP
- the coxB gene encoding cytochrome c oxidase subunit II, coding for MGSNTRQPRSLRRTRRIALGLGTIAIAAVLSGCTANEAFFFDMPEPATKEAPIIQNLWQGSWIAAWLVGLFTWGLMIFAAVAYRRKKRAGAPAQTKYNMPIEILYTVVPLVMILGLFWFTAKDQSELLTLKNDQEQTVGVVAYRWSWGFNYLDQDVWETGMPQGEGTTAAPPTLWLPINEKVRFNLNSPDVIHSFWVPNFLFKMDVIPGKTNAFELTPNRLGTFDGKCAELCGVDHSRMLFSVKVVDKATFDAHMAELRAKGQTGTFNTEPFSNQGQMPGEKTV
- a CDS encoding SCO2322 family protein, encoding MTHTRLRAGAALASVLVGVLLSTALASSAQAAAYRYWTYWHVTDGVWQFAQAGPAGTAPADGSVEGWRFAVSTTSGDQTNAPNIDSAGAFEEICATTAPRDDKKRVALVIDAGLAQHAPSGNSPGPLRTYCTVMPPEANGYDVLRSVGLVRVEGGLICAIDRYPTTGCADVVDETRVTAAPSADAMSPGPAAPADSPEQSNALPVIIGIGALAFLGALAWRLRRRR
- the aat gene encoding leucyl/phenylalanyl-tRNA--protein transferase, which encodes MLAQADQEVIAIGADLQPATLLAAYRRGVFPMHLASGELAWWSPNPRGILAFENLRVSRSLRKSMAHFDVTFDTAFEDVMRACDEDREDSWITEDFIHAYTQLHSMGWAHSVEVWREGSLVGGLYGIEVGGLFAGESMFHRQRDASKVAMVALVRRLQMSGGDRLLDVQWRTDHLASMGVTEISREEYLTRLRAAGRQSSCLEVLN
- a CDS encoding DUF3043 domain-containing protein — translated: MFGRPSKSSEPSTPVVDQSATATGKGKATPSRREAEAARKQRAKIPAKANAKEGRKAAKERARAERERSRRGMMAGEERFMPARDQGPARAFARDFVDSRFTMAEYFIVIAVGVLVLGFIPIQPLQFWVTVVFFAFAALLVIDTIIMVFMLNRLAQEKFPQAKDRKGLSLYAILRVMQLRRLRLPPPRVKRGGMPR
- the nadA gene encoding quinolinate synthase NadA: MTDLALEPKPTPLALLLLGRNADPDSEKGVECPGSLPPASDPDLVARAAAAKARLGDRVFILGHHYQRNEVIEFADVTGDSFKLAQQAAAHPEAEYIVFCGVHFMAESADILTSDSQQVVLPDMAAGCSMADMAEISQVEECWRALQEAGVADVTVPITYMNSTAAIKAFTGRHGGSVCTSSNAKASLEWAFGQGEKVLFLPDQHLGRNTAVLDLGFSLDDCVIYNPRLPSGGLTVEQLRDAKMILWRGHCSVHARFTVKSIQEVRDQVPGVQVIVHPECTHEVVAAADAVGSTEVIISTIANAEPGTAWAIGTELNLVKRLAQDHPDKQIVFLDQAVCFCATMNRIDLPHLVWALESLADGNLVNQITVDPDTAHWARVALDRMLALPGPTRRAD
- a CDS encoding aminotransferase class V-fold PLP-dependent enzyme, whose product is MSSLPLAPTGFLDAVGGLPMAAAVAQAYARASELAWADPLRLHHLGRQSALFLSTARASIATAVADATGATISAEQIFFAPNMRMASHWAAAGCMGTQRCAATAIENLALVDGLTDHDPDLAILPVDRHGFLVQAGLADLGPAPSVLVAVQAANGEIGTRQDLSRAAAHGYRLIVDASHSLGRIDLGRDWSILLLSVTDLGGPAGLVIMAVQPQARWTSPLPSSGGWIGGRADVPAVVAAATALELTLPVAKAQAASQFALIERLRTSIERAISDVTFAGDQVQRLPHILNCSILYLSGEALVLELDRRGFAVASGSACVADSDRASHVLAAIGGFTGGNLRISLPFDCSAETVDSFVDALAEVVAELRQGAGL
- a CDS encoding carbohydrate kinase family protein, producing the protein MPIFVTGSIATDHLMTFPGKFTDSLVAENLHNVSLSFLVDDLEIRRGGVAPNIAFGMGCLGLKPVLVGAAGADFADYESWLQRHGVDTVGVHISETRHTARFICTTDEEQNQIASFYAGAMSEARNIELKPVVDTAGEPDVVMVSANDPEAMLRHTQECRQRGYPFAADPSQQLARMDGPAIKPLIEGAKYLFTNEYEGSLIEQKTGWTSRDIASMVETRITTLGKNGSRIERRGQEPVLVDIAQEDSRTDPTGVGDAFRSGFLTGMAWGLTDERAAQIGSLLAAYVIESVGTQEYVLSRAAFLNRLARNFGDEAAADIAPHVVCPQP